One stretch of Candidatus Neomarinimicrobiota bacterium DNA includes these proteins:
- the ltaE gene encoding low-specificity L-threonine aldolase: MIDIRSDTVTKPSTEMREAMANAEVGDDVFGEDPTVNRLQDYVADLLGKEAALFVPSGTMANQISINAHTQPGNEVICESGCHLFNYEAGGPALLSGVMLRTLDGNKGSLTAEQIEENIRPDNSHFAQTALITLENTHNRAGGTIFPLDDIKEISALAKKRKINIHLDGARLMNAVAATGIKAAEWTSHFDSASICLSKGLGAPVGSVIAGSAEFIHKAHRYRKTYGGGMRQSGVLAAAGIYALENNVERLSDDHNNARKFAEGISELDGIGVDLDWVQTNIVMIDVDRSRGTGAQWTEALNDSGVAILATAPQRLRAVFHLDVSGEDTNRAVEIFNSVHSNRSVQMGNN; this comes from the coding sequence ATGATTGACATAAGGAGCGACACGGTCACGAAACCCTCCACGGAGATGAGGGAGGCGATGGCGAATGCGGAGGTCGGGGACGACGTCTTTGGAGAAGACCCAACTGTCAACCGTCTTCAGGATTATGTTGCCGACCTGCTTGGAAAAGAGGCGGCGCTCTTCGTTCCCAGCGGAACCATGGCGAATCAGATATCTATCAATGCGCACACTCAACCCGGTAACGAAGTGATCTGTGAAAGCGGTTGTCATCTGTTCAACTATGAAGCGGGTGGTCCGGCGCTCCTATCCGGTGTTATGCTGCGGACTCTCGATGGAAATAAAGGCTCTCTCACCGCCGAACAGATAGAAGAAAATATCAGACCAGATAACTCCCACTTTGCGCAAACCGCGCTCATTACGCTTGAAAACACGCATAACAGGGCAGGCGGAACGATATTCCCGTTAGATGATATAAAGGAAATCTCGGCGCTGGCTAAGAAGCGGAAGATAAATATTCACCTTGACGGAGCGCGGCTGATGAACGCAGTCGCAGCCACAGGAATAAAAGCCGCGGAATGGACGTCCCATTTCGACTCCGCGAGTATCTGTCTCTCCAAGGGTCTCGGCGCTCCGGTAGGTTCGGTCATTGCCGGCTCTGCTGAATTCATACATAAAGCGCACCGATACAGGAAGACGTACGGTGGCGGGATGCGGCAGTCGGGCGTATTAGCCGCAGCCGGGATCTATGCGCTTGAAAACAACGTGGAAAGACTCTCGGACGACCACAATAACGCCCGGAAGTTTGCCGAAGGCATTTCTGAACTGGACGGCATCGGAGTTGACCTCGACTGGGTGCAGACGAACATAGTGATGATAGACGTCGACCGGTCAAGGGGAACAGGCGCCCAGTGGACGGAGGCATTAAACGATAGCGGAGTGGCGATCCTCGCTACCGCTCCGCAGCGGTTGAGAGCGGTATTTCATCTTGACGTCAGCGGCGAGGATACGAACAGGGCAGTCGAAATATTTAACTCGGTTCATTCAAACAGATCAGTCCAAATGGGGAATAATTAA
- the murA gene encoding UDP-N-acetylglucosamine 1-carboxyvinyltransferase, with the protein MDKFVINGGNELNGTIRVSGAKNAVLPVMAAALLAEGKSVIRNVPDLRDTRTMAKLLSIIGAEVVFENGVMEIDASGANNPEAPYELVKTMRASFYVLGPLTARFGRARISLPGGCAWGPRPVDLHLKGMEALGAKVTLDDGYINTKADRLKGATIKLAVSSVGATGNLLMAAATADGETVIENAAMEPEIVCLTDFLNRMGADITGRGTDMLRIKGVDRLQAVNMDVISDRIEAGTYLVAAAAVGGDVTVDGAEPEHLKAIIDKLKESGANVDIDGKKISVSSEGRLKATDVNTEVYPGYPTDMQAQWIALMSTASGKSVVTDTIYKDRFTHVAELVRLGVDVTLKGNSALVRGVKNLKGAPVMSTDIRASASLIIAGLMAEGRTDLHRIYHIDRGYDNIEKKLQGIGADISREKGPDV; encoded by the coding sequence ATGGATAAATTCGTAATCAACGGCGGGAATGAACTGAACGGCACTATCCGGGTCAGCGGAGCTAAGAATGCTGTGCTTCCCGTTATGGCGGCGGCGTTGCTCGCTGAAGGAAAAAGCGTTATCAGGAACGTGCCGGACCTTCGCGACACACGCACGATGGCTAAATTGCTGTCGATTATAGGAGCGGAAGTGGTTTTCGAGAACGGCGTAATGGAAATCGACGCATCGGGAGCAAACAATCCCGAAGCGCCTTACGAGCTGGTCAAAACGATGCGCGCTTCTTTCTATGTCCTCGGACCTCTCACGGCGCGGTTCGGGAGGGCGAGGATCAGCCTGCCCGGAGGGTGTGCGTGGGGACCACGTCCGGTAGACCTTCATCTGAAAGGGATGGAAGCGTTGGGTGCGAAAGTCACTCTCGATGATGGATATATCAATACGAAAGCCGACAGGTTGAAAGGAGCGACCATCAAACTCGCTGTTTCGAGCGTCGGCGCCACCGGAAATCTGCTGATGGCGGCGGCTACTGCGGATGGAGAAACCGTGATCGAAAACGCCGCAATGGAACCGGAAATAGTCTGCCTTACCGATTTTTTGAACCGGATGGGAGCGGACATCACCGGCAGGGGAACGGACATGCTTCGCATAAAGGGGGTAGACCGGCTTCAGGCTGTTAATATGGACGTTATTTCCGACCGCATCGAAGCGGGAACGTATTTGGTCGCCGCTGCGGCGGTAGGGGGAGACGTAACGGTTGACGGGGCGGAACCGGAGCATCTGAAAGCGATCATAGATAAGCTGAAAGAATCGGGTGCGAATGTTGATATAGACGGAAAAAAGATAAGTGTGAGTTCGGAAGGCAGACTCAAGGCGACAGACGTTAACACCGAGGTTTATCCCGGATATCCAACCGATATGCAGGCGCAGTGGATTGCGCTTATGAGCACCGCAAGCGGGAAGAGCGTCGTTACGGACACTATTTACAAGGACCGCTTCACGCACGTAGCTGAGCTGGTAAGGCTGGGCGTTGACGTTACTCTTAAAGGTAATTCAGCTTTGGTTAGGGGCGTGAAAAATCTCAAGGGCGCTCCGGTGATGTCGACTGATATCAGGGCGAGCGCGAGTCTGATAATTGCGGGACTTATGGCTGAAGGTCGGACCGACCTGCACAGGATATATCACATCGATAGAGGGTATGATAATATCGAAAAAAAACTGCAGGGGATCGGGGCGGACATCAGCCGGGAAAAGGGCCCGGATGTTTAG
- the trkA gene encoding Trk system potassium transporter TrkA: MNIIIVGAGEVGFYLAKMLSEENHDITMLDTDPEKCQRAREHLDVLVLEGNGGSAQTLSEAGIKKVDLLIAVTSVDEVNIMACMFANRLGVETKIARVRNAEYSKPRALITPSQLGVDKMIHPEEEAAKQIKNLLRRSAANEVAEFSGGRVQLVGIKLGEDSPMIGNTLEKIASDHPDVVYRTVAINRNGDTLIPTGSDSFEMKDHVYIIAKSESIPEVLSIAGKKEQRIKNVIVLGAGKIGRRLSQMIEDKISVKLIEMSASKTERAAKMLKNTLIIKGDGTDIELLESEGIEDVDALVSVTQFDEKNIISGILAKDLGVKKAIVHVSRTDLIPVVDKIGIDSVVSKSVATVDAILKYVRKGEVVSVISLEGTDVEAIELIPQLESKVTQKPIKDCNFPEGTIIGAQIHVNEVTIPTGDSIIVPGDKVVVFTRADAIPDIEALFSP; encoded by the coding sequence ATGAATATCATAATAGTCGGTGCCGGAGAAGTCGGATTTTACCTTGCCAAAATGCTGTCGGAAGAGAACCATGACATCACTATGCTGGACACTGACCCGGAAAAATGCCAGCGCGCCCGAGAGCATCTGGACGTTCTCGTTCTCGAGGGAAACGGAGGGAGCGCGCAAACGCTCTCGGAAGCGGGCATTAAAAAGGTCGATCTGCTTATAGCCGTTACAAGCGTTGATGAAGTCAATATCATGGCATGCATGTTCGCCAACAGGCTTGGAGTCGAGACGAAGATAGCAAGAGTCCGCAATGCTGAATATTCCAAACCTCGTGCGCTTATCACTCCTTCTCAGCTCGGGGTTGACAAGATGATACACCCGGAAGAAGAGGCGGCAAAACAGATAAAGAATCTCCTTCGACGGTCAGCCGCGAATGAGGTTGCCGAGTTCTCGGGAGGAAGAGTGCAGCTCGTCGGCATAAAATTGGGCGAAGATTCCCCGATGATAGGTAATACGCTTGAAAAAATAGCGTCCGATCATCCTGACGTCGTCTACCGGACTGTTGCCATCAACAGGAACGGGGATACTCTGATTCCTACCGGCTCCGATTCGTTCGAGATGAAAGACCATGTGTACATTATCGCCAAGTCCGAAAGCATACCGGAGGTGCTCTCCATTGCCGGGAAAAAGGAGCAGCGGATAAAAAACGTGATAGTTCTCGGCGCCGGCAAGATCGGAAGGCGTCTGTCGCAAATGATCGAGGATAAAATTTCGGTTAAACTAATTGAAATGAGCGCGTCGAAGACGGAACGCGCCGCAAAAATGCTGAAAAACACGCTTATCATAAAGGGTGACGGAACTGATATCGAACTTCTCGAAAGCGAAGGCATTGAGGACGTTGACGCTCTGGTATCGGTCACGCAATTCGACGAAAAGAACATTATCTCCGGCATACTCGCAAAGGACCTCGGAGTAAAAAAGGCTATCGTACATGTCAGCCGCACAGATTTGATTCCGGTTGTGGATAAGATCGGGATAGATTCGGTAGTCAGTAAGAGCGTCGCGACGGTGGACGCAATATTGAAGTACGTCCGCAAGGGTGAAGTGGTCTCCGTTATCTCTCTCGAGGGAACGGACGTAGAAGCCATAGAGCTTATACCACAACTCGAAAGCAAAGTGACGCAAAAACCGATTAAGGATTGCAACTTTCCCGAAGGCACGATCATCGGAGCGCAGATTCACGTAAACGAGGTGACGATACCCACAGGTGATAGTATTATAGTGCCGGGAGATAAGGTCGTGGTCTTTACGAGAGCAGATGCGATACCGGATATTGAGGCGCTGTTCAGCCCTTAA